One genomic segment of Arthrobacter sp. JZ12 includes these proteins:
- a CDS encoding NADP-dependent isocitrate dehydrogenase: MSKIIYTHTDEAPMLATYSFLPIVEAFASTAGVEVETRDISLAGRIIAVFGDRLPEDQRIGDALAELGELATKPEANIIKLPNISASVPQLKAAIAELQSQGYALPDYPDNPSTDEETEIRARYDKVKGSAVNPVLREGNSDRRAPQSVKNYARKNPHSMGAWTADSKTNVATMSDGDFRSNEKSLVMQADDSLTIQHVAQDGTVTVLKDAFPVLAGEVIDGTVMRAAALDEFLAAQVARAKAEGVLFSAHLKATMMKVSDPIIFGHIVRAFLPGVFDTYGEQLEAAGLNPNNGLGSILGGLEKLPEDVRGDVEAAIRKGLEDGPRLAMVDSDKGITNLHVPSDVIVDASMPAMIRTSGHMWGPDGEEADTLAVLPDSSYAGIYQVVIDDCRANGAFDPTTMGTVPNVGLMAQAAEEYGSHNKTFEIASAGTVQVVDGSGKVLIEHDVQPGDIWRACQTKDIAIRDWVKLAVTRARASATPAVFWLDEDRAHDANLIAKVREYLQEHDTEGLQIEILSPVKATAFTLERIRRGEDTISVTGNVLRDYLTDLFPILELGTSAKMLSIVPLINGGGLFETGAGGSAPKHVQQLVRENHLRWDSLGEFLALAVSFEHLATTTGNARAQVLADTLDRATATFLLENKSPSRKVGEIDNRGSHFYLAKFWAQELAKQTDDADLASAFSQIAEQLTSNEDAIVSELLAVQGSPVDIGGYYRPDIEKVVSVMRPSSKLNEVLSSLS, encoded by the coding sequence ATGTCCAAGATCATCTACACCCATACCGACGAAGCGCCCATGCTGGCCACATATTCGTTCCTGCCGATCGTCGAGGCATTCGCGTCGACCGCGGGCGTGGAGGTGGAGACCCGAGACATCTCGTTGGCGGGCCGCATCATCGCCGTCTTCGGTGACCGCCTGCCCGAAGATCAGCGCATCGGCGATGCGCTCGCTGAGCTGGGCGAGCTGGCCACCAAGCCGGAAGCCAACATCATCAAGCTCCCGAATATCAGCGCGTCGGTGCCCCAGCTGAAGGCCGCTATCGCGGAACTGCAGTCGCAGGGCTACGCGCTGCCGGACTACCCGGACAATCCGTCAACCGACGAGGAAACCGAGATCCGGGCCCGTTACGACAAGGTCAAGGGGTCGGCCGTAAACCCCGTTCTCCGCGAGGGTAACTCCGACCGCCGCGCGCCCCAGTCCGTGAAGAATTACGCGCGGAAGAACCCGCACTCGATGGGTGCCTGGACCGCGGATTCGAAGACCAACGTCGCGACCATGAGTGACGGCGACTTCCGCTCCAACGAGAAGTCGCTGGTCATGCAGGCCGACGACTCGCTGACCATTCAGCATGTGGCACAGGACGGAACGGTCACCGTGCTCAAGGACGCCTTCCCCGTGCTGGCCGGCGAGGTCATCGACGGCACGGTCATGCGGGCAGCTGCGCTGGACGAATTCCTTGCGGCGCAGGTGGCACGGGCCAAGGCTGAGGGAGTGCTGTTCTCCGCACATCTGAAGGCAACCATGATGAAGGTGTCCGACCCGATCATCTTCGGCCACATCGTCCGTGCGTTCCTACCCGGGGTCTTCGACACCTATGGCGAGCAGCTCGAAGCAGCCGGGCTTAACCCGAACAACGGCCTTGGTTCAATCCTCGGCGGACTTGAGAAGCTTCCGGAAGACGTCCGCGGCGACGTTGAGGCTGCGATCCGCAAGGGGCTCGAAGATGGACCCCGCCTTGCGATGGTGGACTCCGACAAGGGAATCACCAACCTCCACGTCCCGAGCGACGTCATCGTTGATGCATCCATGCCTGCCATGATCCGTACCTCCGGCCACATGTGGGGGCCGGACGGTGAGGAAGCCGACACGCTGGCTGTCCTTCCGGATAGCTCCTACGCGGGCATTTACCAGGTGGTGATCGATGACTGCCGCGCGAACGGCGCCTTCGATCCCACCACCATGGGAACGGTTCCCAACGTCGGCCTCATGGCCCAGGCCGCCGAAGAGTACGGCAGCCACAACAAGACCTTCGAGATCGCCTCCGCCGGCACGGTGCAGGTAGTGGACGGTTCGGGCAAGGTCCTGATCGAGCACGACGTGCAGCCCGGCGACATCTGGCGCGCCTGCCAGACCAAGGACATCGCGATCCGCGACTGGGTGAAGCTGGCGGTAACGCGCGCCCGTGCCTCCGCGACGCCGGCCGTGTTCTGGCTCGACGAAGACCGCGCGCACGATGCCAACCTGATCGCAAAGGTCCGCGAGTACCTGCAGGAGCACGACACCGAGGGCCTGCAGATCGAGATCCTCTCGCCAGTGAAGGCAACGGCGTTCACGCTTGAGCGGATCCGCCGTGGCGAGGACACCATCTCGGTGACCGGCAACGTGCTGCGCGACTACCTGACCGACCTGTTCCCGATCCTCGAGCTGGGCACCAGCGCCAAGATGCTCTCGATCGTTCCGCTGATCAACGGTGGCGGCCTGTTCGAGACCGGTGCCGGCGGCTCCGCACCCAAGCATGTGCAGCAGCTGGTCCGCGAGAATCACCTCCGCTGGGACAGCCTGGGTGAATTCCTCGCTCTCGCGGTGAGCTTCGAGCACCTCGCAACCACCACGGGGAACGCGCGTGCGCAGGTCCTCGCGGACACCCTTGACCGGGCAACGGCTACGTTCCTGCTCGAGAACAAGTCTCCAAGCCGGAAGGTTGGCGAGATCGACAACCGCGGCAGCCACTTCTACCTGGCCAAGTTCTGGGCACAGGAGCTGGCAAAGCAGACGGACGATGCAGACCTTGCTTCCGCATTCTCCCAGATTGCCGAGCAGCTGACGTCCAATGAAGACGCGATCGTGTCAGAGCTGCTCGCTGTTCAGGGCTCGCCCGTAGACATTGGCGGGTACTACCGTCCGGACATCGAGAAGGTTGTCTCCGTCATGCGCCCCTCGTCAAAGCTCAACGAGGTTCTGTCCTCCCTGAGCTAG
- a CDS encoding Gfo/Idh/MocA family oxidoreductase, translating to MTSSLRFPLPPCAEPGAPSPFSGTGKPLRWGVVATGRIAGKVTEDLARLDDAVLQAVSSRTEERARAFAKTFGFATAHYDDGSSRGFELLAQDPEVDVVYVATPHGQHYEACKALLSAGKHVLCEKAFTVNAREAEELINLAREKGVFLMEAVWTRFLPSVNRAWDIIHSGELGDIRWVQADLGFPAAYDPAARLWDPMAGGGALLDLTVYPATWALGSLGFPTSVAAEGFLNVDGVDSQNSLTLTYASGAQAQLSSSLVASGPCQATVAGTEGWLRTSAPLHNPLELYVHPHGEEPRVEQFEQAGNGYSYELREVTRCIQAGLLESPTMPLQHTLDTMRMFDGVRAQLGLRYANDNHGAGV from the coding sequence ATGACTTCGAGCCTCCGATTCCCGCTGCCTCCTTGCGCTGAGCCCGGCGCCCCCTCCCCCTTCTCCGGAACCGGGAAGCCGTTGCGGTGGGGTGTCGTCGCAACGGGCAGGATTGCGGGCAAGGTGACGGAGGATCTCGCGCGGCTCGACGACGCGGTGCTGCAGGCGGTGAGCTCCCGCACCGAGGAGCGTGCGCGCGCCTTCGCGAAGACCTTCGGGTTTGCGACCGCCCATTACGACGACGGCTCCTCCCGCGGCTTCGAACTGCTGGCACAGGACCCCGAGGTGGATGTGGTGTACGTGGCCACTCCCCACGGCCAGCATTACGAGGCGTGCAAGGCCCTGCTCTCGGCCGGAAAGCATGTGCTGTGCGAGAAGGCGTTCACGGTCAACGCCCGCGAGGCTGAGGAACTGATTAACCTGGCCCGCGAGAAGGGCGTGTTCCTGATGGAAGCGGTCTGGACGCGCTTCCTGCCCAGCGTGAATCGTGCGTGGGACATCATTCACTCTGGTGAACTGGGCGATATCCGGTGGGTGCAGGCCGACCTCGGCTTCCCCGCCGCCTACGACCCCGCTGCCCGCCTCTGGGACCCCATGGCGGGAGGCGGAGCGCTCCTCGACCTCACGGTCTACCCCGCCACCTGGGCGCTCGGGTCACTGGGATTCCCCACATCGGTGGCTGCCGAAGGCTTCCTGAACGTCGACGGCGTCGACTCACAGAACTCGTTGACCCTCACCTACGCAAGCGGCGCGCAGGCGCAACTGTCGTCGTCGTTGGTGGCGTCCGGGCCGTGCCAGGCAACCGTGGCCGGCACCGAGGGCTGGCTCAGGACTTCCGCGCCGCTACACAATCCCCTCGAGCTCTACGTGCACCCGCACGGCGAGGAGCCACGGGTTGAGCAGTTCGAGCAGGCGGGCAACGGGTACTCCTACGAGCTGCGCGAGGTGACGCGCTGCATCCAGGCGGGGCTCCTGGAGAGCCCCACCATGCCCCTGCAGCACACCCTCGACACCATGCGCATGTTCGACGGCGTACGCGCACAGCTTGGCCTGCGCTACGCGAACGACAACCACGGCGCAGGCGTCTGA
- a CDS encoding gamma carbonic anhydrase family protein — translation MGHIIDFGGHTPVLPDSVFVAPTASIIGNATFGEQSSAFYGVTVRADTSSISVGEGTNLQDNVVVHADPGYPAVIGDRVSVGHGAVVHGCTVADDCLIGMGATVLNGASIGEGSLVAAGAVVLEGMQVPPGSLVAGVPAKVRRELTEDERQGVRDNAARYRELAARHSAI, via the coding sequence ATGGGACACATCATCGACTTCGGCGGGCACACGCCAGTTCTGCCCGATTCCGTCTTTGTGGCGCCGACGGCGTCGATCATCGGCAATGCCACCTTCGGCGAGCAGTCAAGCGCGTTCTACGGCGTGACCGTCCGGGCCGACACCTCGTCCATCTCCGTGGGTGAAGGCACCAATCTCCAGGACAATGTCGTAGTGCACGCCGATCCGGGGTACCCCGCCGTCATCGGTGATCGGGTCAGCGTAGGCCACGGCGCCGTCGTGCACGGCTGCACGGTCGCCGACGACTGCCTGATCGGAATGGGCGCCACCGTCCTCAACGGTGCCTCCATCGGTGAGGGATCGCTCGTCGCGGCGGGCGCCGTCGTGCTTGAGGGGATGCAGGTTCCGCCCGGTTCCCTGGTTGCGGGCGTTCCGGCCAAGGTGCGCCGCGAGCTCACGGAAGACGAGCGGCAGGGCGTGCGCGACAACGCTGCCCGCTACCGGGAACTGGCCGCAAGGCATAGCGCTATTTGA
- a CDS encoding DUF1737 domain-containing protein: MADEAPLRYRVLTGPDDKAFCARVSEALESGYRLHGSPSVTYNGDRVIVAQAVVLED; encoded by the coding sequence ATGGCTGACGAAGCTCCCCTGCGATACCGCGTCCTCACCGGACCTGATGACAAGGCTTTCTGCGCGCGCGTCAGTGAGGCGCTGGAAAGCGGATATCGATTGCACGGGTCCCCGTCAGTGACTTACAACGGCGACCGCGTCATCGTTGCCCAGGCGGTTGTGCTGGAGGACTGA
- the purU gene encoding formyltetrahydrofolate deformylase, which yields MTQGVPAGETGNATSSFILTLSCADRPGIVHAVSGALVAAACNITESQQYGSPDTGTFFMRVAITTESSRAAVIAHLVPVAEAFGMTWNLHTEGTPARTLIMASKSAHCLNDLLFQQRAGMLPIEVPVIVSNHTDLADLAAFYGVPFHHIPVTADSKAAAEEQLLKLVEEHSIELVVLARYMQVLSDNLCSQLIGRAINIHHSFLPSFKGARPYHQAHARGVKLIGATAHYVTPALDEGPIIEQEVLRVDHARTAPQLVAMGADVESRTLAQAVKWHAEHRVLLDGTRTVVFN from the coding sequence GTGACTCAAGGTGTACCGGCCGGTGAAACCGGCAATGCGACGTCGTCGTTCATTTTGACCCTCTCCTGTGCGGACCGGCCCGGAATTGTTCACGCTGTCTCCGGTGCGCTGGTTGCAGCGGCGTGCAACATCACTGAATCGCAGCAGTACGGGAGCCCGGACACCGGGACGTTCTTCATGCGCGTAGCAATCACCACCGAGTCGTCGAGGGCGGCCGTGATCGCGCATCTGGTACCCGTCGCGGAGGCCTTCGGCATGACCTGGAACCTCCATACCGAGGGGACGCCCGCCCGCACGCTGATCATGGCGTCCAAGTCGGCGCACTGCCTCAATGATCTCCTGTTCCAGCAGCGGGCCGGGATGCTGCCGATCGAGGTGCCGGTTATCGTGTCCAACCACACCGACCTGGCGGACCTCGCCGCGTTCTACGGAGTGCCGTTCCATCACATCCCGGTGACCGCGGACAGCAAGGCAGCTGCTGAGGAGCAGCTCCTGAAGCTGGTCGAAGAGCACAGCATTGAGCTCGTGGTGCTGGCCCGGTACATGCAGGTTCTCAGCGACAATCTGTGCTCGCAGCTGATCGGTCGGGCGATCAACATCCACCACTCGTTCCTGCCGTCATTCAAGGGGGCCCGCCCCTATCACCAGGCCCACGCCCGCGGAGTGAAGCTGATCGGAGCCACCGCCCACTACGTGACGCCGGCCCTGGACGAGGGTCCGATCATCGAGCAGGAAGTGCTCCGCGTGGACCACGCCCGGACTGCGCCGCAACTGGTGGCCATGGGCGCCGACGTCGAGAGTCGCACCCTGGCACAGGCGGTCAAGTGGCACGCCGAGCATCGGGTGCTGCTTGACGGAACCCGGACCGTTGTCTTCAACTGA
- the glyA gene encoding serine hydroxymethyltransferase yields MTSPSSSVAQSVTNSPLSEVDPEIAAVLENELSRQRDTLEMIASENFAPRAVLEAQGSVLTNKYAEGYPGRRYYGGCEHVDVAESLAIERVKALFDAEYANVQPHSGAQANAAALAAMIKPGDKIMGLSLAHGGHLTHGMKLNFSGKLYEVVAYGVEADTHRLDMERVREQALAEKPQVIIAGWSAYPRHLDFAAFRSIADEVGALLWTDMAHFAGLVAAGLHPSPVPHSDVVTSTVHKTLSGPRSGVILAKEEWAKKLNSSVFPGQQGGPLMHVIAAKATAFKIAGSAEFKERQERVLEGARIIAERLMGNDVTEHGVSVLTGGTDVHLVLVDLRNSQLDGQQAEDLLHSVGITVNRNAVPNDPRPPMVTSGLRIGTPALATRGFGATEFTEVGEIIAAVLKPGADIEVLRGRVSRLAADFPLYPGHEEW; encoded by the coding sequence GTGACCTCACCCTCCTCCTCCGTGGCCCAGTCCGTCACCAACTCACCGCTGTCCGAGGTTGACCCGGAAATCGCCGCGGTCCTCGAGAACGAACTGTCCCGTCAGCGCGACACCCTCGAGATGATCGCCTCGGAAAACTTTGCCCCCCGCGCGGTCCTGGAAGCACAGGGATCCGTGCTCACCAACAAGTACGCAGAGGGTTATCCCGGTCGCCGCTACTACGGCGGTTGCGAGCACGTTGACGTTGCGGAGAGCCTGGCCATCGAGCGGGTCAAGGCCCTGTTCGACGCCGAGTACGCCAACGTCCAGCCCCACTCCGGCGCGCAGGCCAACGCCGCAGCGCTCGCCGCAATGATCAAGCCCGGGGACAAGATCATGGGTCTCTCGCTGGCGCACGGCGGTCACCTCACGCACGGCATGAAGCTGAACTTCTCGGGCAAGCTCTACGAGGTCGTGGCATACGGTGTTGAAGCGGACACCCACCGCCTGGACATGGAGCGCGTCCGGGAGCAGGCGCTGGCCGAGAAGCCGCAGGTGATAATCGCCGGTTGGTCCGCGTACCCCCGCCACCTCGATTTCGCGGCATTCCGCTCCATCGCCGATGAGGTCGGCGCCCTCCTCTGGACGGACATGGCGCACTTCGCCGGCCTCGTCGCCGCAGGGCTGCACCCCAGCCCGGTGCCGCACTCCGACGTCGTCACCTCCACGGTTCACAAGACCCTGTCCGGTCCGCGCTCCGGCGTGATCCTCGCCAAGGAGGAGTGGGCCAAGAAGCTGAACTCGAGCGTGTTCCCGGGGCAGCAGGGCGGCCCCCTCATGCACGTCATCGCCGCCAAGGCCACGGCCTTCAAGATCGCCGGCTCCGCGGAGTTCAAGGAGCGCCAGGAGCGCGTCCTGGAGGGTGCCCGCATTATCGCCGAGCGGCTCATGGGCAACGACGTCACCGAGCACGGGGTATCGGTTCTCACCGGCGGTACGGACGTCCACCTGGTCCTCGTCGACCTGCGCAACTCGCAGCTGGACGGTCAGCAGGCAGAGGACCTTCTGCACTCCGTGGGTATCACCGTCAACCGCAACGCTGTGCCGAACGACCCCCGCCCGCCGATGGTCACCTCCGGCCTGCGCATTGGTACCCCGGCTCTTGCCACCCGCGGCTTCGGTGCCACCGAGTTCACCGAGGTTGGGGAAATCATCGCGGCGGTGCTCAAGCCGGGCGCAGACATCGAGGTGCTGCGCGGGCGCGTGTCCCGCCTCGCCGCCGACTTCCCCCTCTACCCCGGCCACGAGGAATGGTAG
- a CDS encoding bifunctional methylenetetrahydrofolate dehydrogenase/methenyltetrahydrofolate cyclohydrolase: MSAQILDGKATAAAIRGELAERVNALKARGVTPGLGTVLVGDDPGSRSYVAGKHRDCEQVGINSIRRDLPGDITQEDLEKVIDELNDDEATTGYIVQLPLPAHIDANAILERMAPGKDADGLHPTNLGKLVLNVNGRMYSPLPCTPNGIVELLLRHGIHLKGKNVLVVGRGVTVGRPLGLLLTRRAISATVTLAHTGTVDLPRHLSEADVVVAAAGMPNMITAEHLKPGAIVLDVGVTRVIDPDTGKATLTGDVADDVADVADWLSPNPGGVGPMTRAMLLANVVEAAERQADTSA, encoded by the coding sequence ATGAGCGCACAGATACTTGATGGCAAGGCAACAGCCGCAGCGATCCGCGGCGAGCTGGCGGAGCGCGTGAATGCGCTCAAGGCCCGGGGCGTGACTCCGGGTCTGGGCACGGTGCTGGTCGGGGATGATCCGGGCAGCCGCTCCTACGTGGCGGGCAAGCACCGCGATTGCGAGCAGGTGGGCATCAACTCGATCCGCCGGGACCTTCCCGGCGACATCACGCAGGAAGACCTCGAGAAGGTCATCGATGAACTGAACGACGACGAAGCCACCACGGGCTACATCGTTCAGCTGCCGCTGCCGGCACACATCGACGCGAACGCCATCCTCGAGCGCATGGCGCCAGGCAAGGATGCGGACGGACTGCACCCGACCAACCTCGGGAAGCTGGTTCTCAACGTCAACGGCCGGATGTATTCGCCGCTGCCGTGCACCCCGAACGGAATCGTCGAGCTGCTGCTGCGCCACGGCATCCACCTCAAGGGCAAGAACGTCCTTGTGGTCGGCCGCGGTGTCACTGTCGGGCGGCCGCTGGGTCTCCTGCTGACGCGTCGCGCCATCAGCGCAACCGTCACCCTCGCACATACCGGAACCGTGGATCTGCCCCGGCACCTGAGTGAGGCCGACGTCGTCGTTGCTGCTGCAGGAATGCCCAACATGATCACCGCCGAGCACCTGAAGCCGGGTGCCATCGTGCTGGACGTCGGCGTCACCCGCGTTATCGATCCGGACACCGGCAAGGCAACGCTGACCGGAGATGTGGCGGACGACGTGGCCGACGTTGCCGACTGGCTCTCGCCGAACCCCGGCGGAGTAGGTCCGATGACCCGCGCAATGCTGCTGGCCAACGTGGTTGAGGCAGCAGAGCGCCAGGCGGACACCAGCGCCTGA
- a CDS encoding ABC transporter ATP-binding protein: MPNQTNSPYVISAERLTKHYGDFAAVDNISFDVPAGESFGLLGPNGAGKSTTMKMIGGVSQRTSGKLTIMGLDPEQHGPEVRAHLGVVPQQDNLDEELRVRDNLLVYGRYFGLPMSYLKPKADELLEFAQLTDKAKSKVDALSGGMKRRLTIARSLINEPKILLLDEPTTGLDPQARHILWDRLFRLKESGVTLILTTHYMDEAEQLCDRLVVVDKGQIMAEGSPAALIREHSTREVLELRFGSERNATVAAELEGIGERLEPLPDRVLIYTDDGESALEQVTARGLHPITSLVRRSSLEDVFLRLTGRSLID, encoded by the coding sequence GTGCCCAACCAAACCAATTCTCCCTACGTCATCTCTGCCGAACGCCTGACGAAGCACTATGGCGATTTCGCCGCCGTCGACAACATTTCCTTCGATGTGCCGGCGGGAGAATCGTTCGGGTTGCTCGGTCCCAATGGTGCAGGCAAATCAACCACCATGAAGATGATCGGCGGGGTCTCGCAACGGACCTCCGGGAAGCTGACCATCATGGGGCTGGACCCGGAGCAGCACGGTCCGGAGGTGCGGGCGCACCTGGGCGTGGTGCCCCAGCAGGACAACCTTGACGAGGAACTCCGCGTCCGCGACAACCTCCTGGTGTACGGACGTTACTTTGGCCTGCCGATGAGCTATCTGAAGCCGAAGGCCGATGAGCTGCTCGAATTCGCGCAGCTGACGGACAAGGCAAAGTCCAAGGTGGACGCTCTGTCCGGCGGCATGAAGCGCCGCCTGACCATCGCCCGTTCGCTGATCAACGAACCCAAGATCCTCCTCCTGGACGAGCCCACCACGGGCCTTGACCCGCAGGCGCGGCACATCCTGTGGGACCGTCTGTTCCGTCTGAAGGAGTCGGGCGTTACCCTGATCCTCACTACCCACTACATGGACGAGGCAGAGCAGTTGTGCGACCGCCTCGTCGTCGTCGACAAGGGACAGATCATGGCGGAGGGATCTCCGGCCGCGCTCATACGCGAGCATTCAACGCGGGAAGTTCTTGAGTTGCGCTTCGGGTCCGAGCGCAACGCAACCGTCGCTGCCGAACTTGAGGGGATCGGTGAGCGCCTCGAGCCGCTGCCTGACCGCGTCCTGATCTACACCGACGACGGCGAATCCGCCCTTGAGCAGGTCACCGCCCGCGGGCTGCATCCCATCACGTCCCTGGTGCGCCGGTCCTCACTCGAGGATGTTTTCCTGCGCCTGACGGGTAGGAGCCTCATTGACTAG
- a CDS encoding ABC transporter permease, which yields MANHAATQSTTAAPSLAAHSPIVSAERARKFGSWYYAEHALRVMNGYRWTLIAYSVGNPVMYLFAMGVGLATLVDSNSADAAFGGVSYLAFIAPALLSSATIMTAATEFTYPVMDGFKWRRVYYGPHASPLAVHQIVNGYIIAVSLRLFLMSVIYFAIVAAFGASPSAWGSLAVLVAVLCGLSFGLPLMAYSASITEDKGQFALVMRFIVTPLFLFSGTFFPLTSLPIGLQWIGWISPLWHGTELGRALTYGYSEPLWLSIVHVLYLVALALVGWVLARRQYERRLGQ from the coding sequence ATGGCAAACCATGCCGCAACCCAGTCAACGACGGCGGCGCCCTCCCTCGCGGCCCACTCGCCGATCGTGTCGGCGGAGCGCGCCCGCAAGTTCGGCTCCTGGTACTACGCGGAGCATGCCCTTCGGGTGATGAACGGCTACCGCTGGACCCTGATCGCCTACAGCGTCGGCAACCCGGTCATGTACCTCTTTGCGATGGGCGTTGGCCTCGCCACCCTGGTGGACAGCAACAGCGCCGATGCAGCCTTCGGCGGCGTCAGTTACCTCGCCTTCATCGCGCCGGCCCTGCTCTCGTCAGCGACCATCATGACCGCGGCCACGGAGTTTACCTACCCCGTGATGGACGGCTTCAAATGGCGCCGGGTCTACTACGGTCCGCATGCCTCGCCGCTTGCAGTGCACCAGATCGTCAACGGTTACATCATTGCGGTGTCGCTCCGCCTGTTCCTGATGTCGGTGATCTACTTCGCGATCGTGGCGGCATTCGGCGCCTCGCCGTCCGCCTGGGGATCGCTCGCAGTTCTCGTAGCGGTGCTGTGCGGCCTGTCCTTCGGCCTGCCGCTGATGGCATATTCGGCCAGCATCACGGAGGACAAGGGGCAGTTCGCGCTGGTAATGCGGTTCATCGTTACGCCGCTGTTCCTATTCTCGGGAACGTTCTTCCCACTGACATCGCTGCCGATCGGGCTGCAGTGGATCGGTTGGATTTCGCCCCTCTGGCACGGAACCGAGCTCGGACGGGCGCTGACCTACGGCTACAGCGAGCCCCTGTGGCTCTCGATCGTGCATGTGCTGTACCTGGTGGCGCTGGCGCTTGTCGGCTGGGTACTGGCGCGGCGCCAGTATGAGCGGAGGTTGGGCCAGTGA
- a CDS encoding ABC transporter permease — MSNVLTEQDYTITVKDRPFSALYARNARAVISRGLQATKSSNWMVMVSGFFEPVLYLISMGVGLGSLVGAVVGPGGQEISYAAYIAPALLAVSAMNGAVYDSTWNVFFKMNFAKLYQGMLYTSLGPLDVAIGEIFLALLRGAMYATGFTAVMGMMGLITTPWALLMVPASVLIAFGFASFGMGITSFMKTFQQMDWINFIMLPMFLFSATFYPLSVYPEPIQWLIQALPLWHGVELLRQISVGIFTPATAVHITYYLVMIVVGMVLTTLRLRKLFLK; from the coding sequence GTGAGCAACGTGCTGACCGAACAGGACTACACCATCACGGTCAAGGACCGACCCTTCAGCGCCCTCTACGCACGCAACGCGAGGGCGGTCATCAGCCGCGGGCTGCAGGCTACCAAGAGCAGCAACTGGATGGTCATGGTTTCCGGCTTCTTCGAGCCGGTGCTCTACCTCATCTCCATGGGAGTGGGCCTCGGCTCGCTGGTGGGCGCCGTCGTCGGGCCCGGCGGGCAGGAGATCAGCTATGCGGCCTACATAGCGCCGGCGCTGCTCGCGGTCTCGGCCATGAACGGTGCGGTCTACGACTCCACCTGGAACGTGTTCTTCAAGATGAACTTCGCAAAGCTCTACCAGGGGATGCTCTACACTTCCCTTGGTCCGCTGGACGTGGCCATCGGCGAGATCTTCCTGGCGCTGCTGCGCGGAGCAATGTACGCCACCGGCTTTACCGCGGTGATGGGAATGATGGGGTTGATCACCACGCCATGGGCCCTGCTGATGGTTCCCGCGTCGGTGCTGATCGCGTTCGGCTTCGCGTCGTTCGGCATGGGAATCACGAGCTTCATGAAGACCTTCCAGCAAATGGACTGGATCAACTTCATCATGCTGCCGATGTTCCTGTTCTCCGCAACCTTCTACCCCCTCAGCGTGTACCCGGAACCGATCCAGTGGCTGATCCAGGCGCTTCCACTCTGGCACGGCGTTGAACTGCTGAGGCAGATCAGCGTCGGGATCTTCACTCCTGCGACGGCCGTCCACATCACCTACTACCTCGTCATGATCGTTGTCGGTATGGTGCTGACCACACTGCGCCTGCGCAAGCTGTTCCTGAAGTAA
- a CDS encoding VOC family protein: MIGKWHATVFDCPDTDKLASFYEDMLGMIRVQHDDNGWITIGDAPDRPALAFQQVEDYTPPKWPGQEIPQQVHLDIRVDDLDVAEQKVLALGATSLDSDTETFRVYLDPAGHPFCLVSW, encoded by the coding sequence GTGATCGGAAAATGGCACGCCACCGTCTTCGACTGCCCGGATACTGACAAGTTGGCATCCTTCTATGAGGACATGCTGGGCATGATCCGGGTCCAGCACGATGACAACGGGTGGATCACCATCGGTGACGCTCCGGACCGCCCGGCGCTCGCCTTCCAACAGGTGGAGGACTACACACCGCCCAAGTGGCCGGGACAGGAAATTCCCCAGCAGGTTCACCTCGACATCCGCGTTGATGATCTCGACGTCGCGGAACAGAAGGTGTTGGCCCTGGGGGCCACGAGCCTTGACTCCGATACGGAGACCTTCCGTGTCTACCTGGACCCCGCAGGCCACCCGTTCTGTCTCGTCTCGTGGTGA